The nucleotide window AATGTTGCCGCTGGTTTGGTAGGCTACGTGCACATCGTGGCCCTGGTCGACGAGGCGCAGCAGGGTGCCGCCCATGGAAATAACGTCGTCGTCGGGATGGGGACTGAAAATCAACGACCGTTTGATGGCCGGCTCGGCCCGCTCGGGGCGGTGGGTGTCGTTGGAGTTCGGTTTGCCGCCGGGCCAGCCCGTAATGGTGCGCTGAATAGCGTTAAACACCTTCAGGTTAAGATTATAAGCATTGCCAGCCTCCACCAGCAGGTCGCTCAGGCTGCCGTCTTTATAGTCTTCGTCGGTCAGCTTGAGAATGGGTTTCTGGGTTTTCAAGCTCAGCCAGATTACGGCCCGGCGAATTAAGTTGTCGTCCCAGGCGCACATGCCCACCAGCCAGGGCGTTTTCACCCGGGTCAGCTCGGCGGCAGCCCACTGGTCGACAACGACGGCCACGCGCGGGTGCAGCTGCAGAAAGGAAGCCGGCACCTCGTCCGAAACCCGGCCCTCTACCGTTTTATGCAGGATTTTAGCTTTGCCCTCGCCCCAGGCCATGAGCATGATTTTGCGAGCCTTCATAATGGTGCCCACGCCCATTGTCAGGGCCCGGAGCGGCACGTATTCTTCCTTGATAAAGTCTTTGGCCGCGTCCGTAATAGTCAGCGGGTCGAGCTTTACTAGGCGGGTCGTTGAGGTGATGGCCGAACCGGGCTCGTTGAAGCCGATGTGGCCGGTGCGACCAATGCCCAATAGCTGCAGATCAAGCCCGCCACAGTCCTCAATGAGCTTCTCGTAAGCCTGACAGTACTCTTTTACCTTGTCGATGGGGAGCGTACCGTCCGGGATGTGAATATTCTCGGGCAGAATATCGATGTGGTTAAACAGGTGCTCGTGCATGAAGTAGACGTAGCTCTGAAGCTCGTCGGGCTGCATCGGGTAATACTCGTCGAGGTTAAAGGTGATGACGTTGCGGAAGCTCAGCCCTTCCTCGTGATGCAGGCGAACCAACTCTCGATACACGCTGATGGGCGACGAGCCGGTAGCCAGGCCCAGCACCACCATTTCGCCTTTCCGTTGCTTGCTGCGAATCAGCTCGGCAATTTCGTAGGCCAGGGTGACGGCTCCCTCCTGGACGTTGTCAAAAATAGTGACCGGGAGCTTTTCAAAGGTGGTTTCGGGATAGTTGAGGACTTCCATTGCGGCCTTTCGTATTTAAAAAGTGGGGATTTTAAGACGAAGCAAGAGGTGGCCGATACCGGTGGCTCATCCCATGATGAAACCATCCTGTAGCAGGCGGCAGGTCGGTAAGCCGAGCGGGTAATGACTAACTAGGAAATATAAGCTGTATAGCCTTTAGCCCAGAAATCGAATAGGATTTTCCTGGCACTTAGAGTAGCATCTAAGCCAAACGTAAGAAAGCTAATGAACTAATGCAAGGGAACTAACAAATAAATGTGTGCGCACACGCAAATAATTATTCCGATGAGTGGGCGCACACGCAGCTTTTTATATAATTCATACTATATTTATCAGGCATCACGCTTTAAGTAGGAAGAAAGACAGATACCTTATACAACTTCTGAAATCCGGTAAAGCTGTGTAGCTGACTAAAAGCTGTTCCTGAAGCCAATCTTGCCGTAGCTCATTAATACGAGCACCTATACCTCTCTTCCTTCTCACAACTGTAGCATTGGAGTCCTCGGCTGCTTGTCGCCCACGTGTTACCTTCGTGATATCTTTGGCATGTTTTACCAGTAAGCGCAGGGTACCCCATGAAGAAAAACGCGGTGCGCATTAAGGATATAGCGGCCAAGGCCAATGTCTCGGTTGGCACGGTCGACCGGGTGTTACATAACCGGGGCCGAGTGGCAGAGGATGTGCGGCAGAAGGTACTGTCGATGATGAAGGAAATGGAGTACGAGCCCAACATGATTGCGCGTACCCTCGGCTCCAACCGCACCTACCAACTAGCTGTCCTGCAGCCCGATCATACGCTGGACCCCTACTGGCAAGCCCCGTGGAACGGCATTGAGAAAGCAGCCCGGGAACTCAAGCAGTACGGGTTGAGCATTGTGGTGTATCCGTATAATCTGACCGAGGTAGAGTCGTTTCGGGAACAGGCTGAAGCGGCCACTAGGGCTACCCCTGACGGTATTCTGATTGCCCCGCTGTTCTACCGGGAGTCGCTGGCTTTCTTCGAGCAATGGCAGCAGCAGGGCATTCCTTACGTGTTATTTAACACGTATATCGCCGAGTTGCAGCCACTGAGCTACGTGGGGCAGGATTCCTACCAGAGCGGCTTCCTGGCGGGCAAGCTGGTGCACATTGGGCAAACCCAGCCCGGCACGTTCCTTATTGCCCACATTGCCGAGGATATTGCCAACTCGGCCCACATTACCCAGAAGGAGCGCGGCTTCCGCGACTACTTCGCCCAGCTGGCTACCACTCCTGAACTGGCCGCCCCGGACCAGCCCAAGAGCCAGCACACCGTACTCAGTGTGGATCTGCCCCACCCTGCCGATCCGTCGTTTGCCCGCCTGCTCAACCGGCTGCTAGACGAGGAGCAAACCCAGCTCAAGGGAATTTTTGTGAGTACCTCCAAGGCGTACGAAATTGCGCCCTACCTGCAGGCTTACCGCCGGGAGGACATTCGCCTGGTAGGTTATGATCTGCTGGAGAAAAACATTCACTTTCTCAACGAGGGCGTCATTGACTTTCTGATCAATCAAAATCCCAAGAAGCAGGGCTACCGGGGCATTTATGCACTGGCCGACCTGCTGATCTTCAAGAAAGAGGTGCTGCGGCTCCGGTACCTGCCGCTCGACATCATCACCCGGGAAAACCTCGAGTACTATCTGTAAGCTCGGCGGCTAATTTCTACGCCCAGCGGGTGCGTCCCCAAGGGTAATTCGGAGCTGCGCCACCAAACGGGTTTCGGCGAAGGCGGTAGGCAGGGCCCCCGCCGAAACAGACCATCAAACCCGTTTGGCGTATAACCCTGGTCTGGGGGTTACAGTATCTATAGAATTCTGAGCCGCTTTTTACCGGCCATTTCCGTAACTAGCCGCCCTAAACTGTTTTTTCACCCAACCCGGATATCGAATCCACCCCGATTATGGCCCAGATCAGCCCTAATAAAGTCGTTACCATCACCTACGACCTGAGCGTAACCGACGAAAACCAAGAGAAAGTACTGGTAGAATCGGCTGAGGCCGAGGCCCCGATGGTGTTCCTATTTGGCCAGAGCGGCCTGCCCGAGGAGTTTGAAAGCCAGCTCAGCGGCAAAAGCGCCGGCGACTCCTTCAACTTCTCCCTGACTCCCGAGCAGGCCTACGGCGACTACGACCAGCAGGCCGTAGTGGACATCCCCAAGAATGTTTTTGAAATCGACGGCAAGATTGACGAGGAAATGCTCCAGGAAGGCAACTTCCTGCCAATGTCCGACAACCAGGGCAACCACATGCAGGGCAAAATCGTCGAAATCGGTGCCGACACCGTGAAGATGGACTTCAACCACCCCTGGCCGGCATGGTCATGCACTTCGATGGTAAAGTAGCCGCCGTGCGCGACGCCACTCAGGAAGAGCTGGCCCACGGCCACGTGCATGGCGAAGGTGGTCACCACCACTAGGCTCTTGCCGCTACTACTGATACTGAAAACGGGGCCTTCGGGCCCCGTTTTTTTGGTAGCTGCCTAATGGAATACGGCTTGCCAAACGCTAATAGTGGTTTTACTTCTTGGTAAAGTGTAGGGAAAGGACATTTCTGCTTGGATAAACATCGGCGGGGCCGCAATAGTACGACCCGGCTCCTGTGCCAGCCTTTGCCCACTCCATGGTTGTGGAATTGACAGAAATTAGCTCGTGCTCGTCCACTACATTCCCGGGGTATAGGAGCTGAATATAGGTTTTCCCCTGGGCCCGCTTAATGGTGTAAGGCCGACTATACGTACCGCCTCCTTCGTAGAGAATCTTTACCGAATCCTTCGTGACCACAAAGATGTCCTTGGTTGGAATTTCACTCGTGCAGATCTGGGTGTTATCCGGCTTGTAAAAGCTTCTCTTAACCAGGGAATTTTCCCAGGAGCCCAGGATTTGCTGCTCCGCTGTGACCTCCACCTTCTCTGATTCTTTTGTGCACGCCGTAAAGCTCAGCGCTACTAATGGCGCCAGCAGTAGTGTATGTTTCATGAATAGCTAGGGTTGAATACTGAGGGGTAAATGTAAACAAGAGCATCGAATATACACCTCAGTTTACCTGGTCGCCTCCACTCCGGCCCGCAACTCGGGCCAGAACTCCCGAAAGTCTGCCTCATAGGCCTCCTCTTCCTGCAGAAACGCTGCCGCCCCGTAGCCAGCACCGCCCCGCTGGGCACCCGGCGGCTCAGTCCGTATAAGGCCCGCTCTAGCCCTTCCGGCTGGGCATATCCCGTCAGCCAATCGTCGCGGCGCATATACTGGAACATGTGCTGCAAACGTTCAGGCAGCTCCGCCCGGCGAGCCTGCAGCAAGGCGTAGAGGCGCTGGGCAAAGGCGGGCAAGGGCTCGGCAGGATGAAAGTCAGAAAAGTCGCGGGCCAGCAGGTGGTCGTAGCCAACGTCGGCCACGACGCCGGCCCACTTGCCTAGGCCGGCTTCACGCAGGCGGGCGGTGGTGCG belongs to Hymenobacter cellulosilyticus and includes:
- the nagB gene encoding glucosamine-6-phosphate deaminase; amino-acid sequence: MEVLNYPETTFEKLPVTIFDNVQEGAVTLAYEIAELIRSKQRKGEMVVLGLATGSSPISVYRELVRLHHEEGLSFRNVITFNLDEYYPMQPDELQSYVYFMHEHLFNHIDILPENIHIPDGTLPIDKVKEYCQAYEKLIEDCGGLDLQLLGIGRTGHIGFNEPGSAITSTTRLVKLDPLTITDAAKDFIKEEYVPLRALTMGVGTIMKARKIMLMAWGEGKAKILHKTVEGRVSDEVPASFLQLHPRVAVVVDQWAAAELTRVKTPWLVGMCAWDDNLIRRAVIWLSLKTQKPILKLTDEDYKDGSLSDLLVEAGNAYNLNLKVFNAIQRTITGWPGGKPNSNDTHRPERAEPAIKRSLIFSPHPDDDVISMGGTLLRLVDQGHDVHVAYQTSGNIAVFDDDARRYADFALDFAQKMNVGAADMQQKHHEVVEFLRYKKLGEEDSPLVQDIKALIRKGEAAAACRFCGVKEQNVHFMNMPFYETGQVKKKPLGEADIQAVVDILQDIQPHQIFAAGDLRDPHGTHRVCLDAIFAALARLKGKEAWVEDCNLWLYRGAWQEWDVEEIEMAVPISPEELLRKRKAIFKHQSQKDSAVFPGNDKREFWQRSEDRNHTTAKLYDKLGLAEYEAMEAFVRHRF
- a CDS encoding LacI family DNA-binding transcriptional regulator: MKKNAVRIKDIAAKANVSVGTVDRVLHNRGRVAEDVRQKVLSMMKEMEYEPNMIARTLGSNRTYQLAVLQPDHTLDPYWQAPWNGIEKAARELKQYGLSIVVYPYNLTEVESFREQAEAATRATPDGILIAPLFYRESLAFFEQWQQQGIPYVLFNTYIAELQPLSYVGQDSYQSGFLAGKLVHIGQTQPGTFLIAHIAEDIANSAHITQKERGFRDYFAQLATTPELAAPDQPKSQHTVLSVDLPHPADPSFARLLNRLLDEEQTQLKGIFVSTSKAYEIAPYLQAYRREDIRLVGYDLLEKNIHFLNEGVIDFLINQNPKKQGYRGIYALADLLIFKKEVLRLRYLPLDIITRENLEYYL
- a CDS encoding acyl carrier protein phosphodiesterase; the protein is MNFLAHLLLSGSPATTRDYEDLVIGNFAAEAVRGRAQVQAYPATVQRGIHLHRFIDSFTDTHPVVRRTTARLREAGLGKWAGVVADVGYDHLLARDFSDFHPAEPLPAFAQRLYALLQARRAELPERLQHMFQYMRRDDWLTGYAQPEGLERALYGLSRRVPSGAVLATGRQRFCRKRRPMRQTFGSSGPSCGPEWRRPGKLRCIFDALVYIYPSVFNPSYS
- a CDS encoding FKBP-type peptidyl-prolyl cis-trans isomerase, whose translation is MAQISPNKVVTITYDLSVTDENQEKVLVESAEAEAPMVFLFGQSGLPEEFESQLSGKSAGDSFNFSLTPEQAYGDYDQQAVVDIPKNVFEIDGKIDEEMLQEGNFLPMSDNQGNHMQGKIVEIGADTVKMDFNHPWPAWSCTSMVK